The following coding sequences lie in one Cannabis sativa cultivar Pink pepper isolate KNU-18-1 chromosome 5, ASM2916894v1, whole genome shotgun sequence genomic window:
- the LOC115717829 gene encoding uncharacterized protein LOC115717829 codes for MTMNNHMVSLLTDNKLSGANFVKWRENIDIALIGENTLFVLTEEAPEQPGENASEAVKEKCEHWQNANNKARYFMLSTMVDTLKIRFANTLTTADIMNNLSELFGVASIQARFEATKNFINGRMKPHQNVRDHLLQITCYFQEAENHGAVIDQTTKASLILNSLTPTFVPFTSNYVKDQLELDFHQLINNLKTFENLIGGP; via the coding sequence ATGACTATGAACAACCACATggtgtcactgttgactgaCAACAAGCTCTCTGGAGCTAACTTTGtcaaatggagagagaacattgaTATTGCTCTCATTGGTGAAAATACCCTATTTGTGTTAACTGAAGAGGCTCCTGAGCAGCCAGGTGAGAATGCAAGCGAGGCAGTCAAGGAAAAGTGCGAGCATTGGCaaaatgctaacaacaaagctcgatactttatGCTGTCTACCATGGTCGACACTTTGAAAATAAGGTTTGCTAACACTCTCACGACTGCAGATATCATGAACAACTTGAGTGAACTGTTTGGGGTGGCCTCAATTCAAGCTCGCTTTGAGGCGACCAAGAATTTTATCAATGGACGGATGAAACCTCATCAAAATGTTCGTGATCATCTGCTCCAAATCACTTGTTACTTCCAAGAGGCTGAGAATCATGGAGCTGTTATAGACCAGACAACAAAAGCGAGCTTGATCTTGAATAGCTTGACTCCAACTTTTGTGCCctttacatcaaattatgtcaaggACCAGTTGGAGCTTGACTTCCATCAGTTAATCAACAACCTTAagacatttgaaaatttgattggaggaccataG